The DNA sequence GCGTGTCACTTTCCCATGAGGGAACCTCTGACCTGTATCTGATGAGCCCAGATGGCAAGAACCTTCGCCGACTGGTTACGAGCAAGGCCATAGAGATATCGCCTTCCTGGTCACCAACCGGCCGGCAGCTGGCGTTCGTCTCAGACCGCACCGGTTCTCCCCAGGTGTACATCGTGAATGTTGATGGTACTGACCTGAGACGGCTCACATTTGAGGGCAGTTACAATACCTCACCCGCCTGGTCACCCAAAGGCGACATGATAGCATTCGTCCAGCGCCAGGCCGACGGCTCGAATCAGATCTGTGTCACGAACATCACCGGCGACACCTATCTCCGCCTGACTTCACGGGGCAACAACGAAGACCCGTCGTGGTCGCCAGATGGTCTGCATATCGCCTTTGCCTCGACCCGAACTGGCAC is a window from the candidate division WOR-3 bacterium genome containing:
- a CDS encoding Tol-Pal system beta propeller repeat protein TolB, encoding VSLSHEGTSDLYLMSPDGKNLRRLVTSKAIEISPSWSPTGRQLAFVSDRTGSPQVYIVNVDGTDLRRLTFEGSYNTSPAWSPKGDMIAFVQRQADGSNQICVTNITGDTYLRLTSRGNNEDPSWSPDGLHIAFASTRTGTTEIFTMDWNGANQTQITHVGGAFSPAWSPRLR